A DNA window from Thiothrix subterranea contains the following coding sequences:
- a CDS encoding SanA/YdcF family protein — protein sequence MIKKARKIILWLVFLYFLGIAAIWFDGATTGYEKSEYAVVLGNQVYPSGEPSERLKARLERAAELFRDGTVQKIIVSGGLGKEGHDEAVVMKQYLETQCIPTVAVIADSYGNNTHLTARNAKQWANTAKPIIVVSQLYHVSRTAMAFEQEGFTQVGTAYPDYFEGRDVYASLRELLAWISYWFGVRE from the coding sequence GTGATTAAAAAAGCACGAAAAATCATTTTATGGTTGGTTTTTTTGTATTTTCTAGGCATTGCCGCCATCTGGTTCGACGGCGCAACCACTGGCTATGAAAAATCGGAATACGCCGTGGTGCTGGGCAATCAGGTTTACCCTTCCGGTGAACCCTCCGAACGCTTGAAAGCACGGCTGGAACGCGCTGCGGAATTATTCCGCGATGGCACGGTGCAAAAGATCATCGTCAGCGGCGGCTTGGGTAAGGAAGGTCACGACGAAGCGGTGGTGATGAAGCAGTATCTGGAAACACAATGCATTCCCACTGTGGCGGTGATAGCAGATTCTTACGGCAACAACACCCACCTGACCGCACGTAATGCCAAGCAATGGGCAAATACGGCAAAGCCAATTATCGTGGTTTCCCAGCTTTACCATGTGTCACGCACAGCAATGGCGTTTGAGCAAGAGGGTTTCACACAAGTCGGTACAGCCTACCCAGATTATTTTGAAGGAAGGGACGTGTATGCTTCGTTACGTGAATTACTCGCGTGGATCAGCTATTGGTTCGGAGTACGCGAATGA
- a CDS encoding ribosomal maturation YjgA family protein: protein MRLNLPMLFAAIALFVIEVIIATKLNDYTFIRAYFGDFLVVILVYCAVKAFWNVEATRLAIGVFAFALAVELAQLFRVADVLQLTGWARVVVGTSFSFHDLLMYAAGCIAVWWVDARLNARNLNSD, encoded by the coding sequence ATGCGTTTGAATTTGCCGATGCTATTTGCCGCTATCGCGTTGTTTGTCATTGAAGTGATTATCGCCACCAAGCTCAACGATTACACCTTCATTCGCGCCTATTTTGGTGATTTTCTGGTGGTGATTTTGGTGTATTGCGCGGTGAAAGCCTTTTGGAATGTGGAAGCAACACGGCTGGCAATCGGTGTATTTGCCTTCGCCCTAGCGGTGGAATTGGCGCAATTGTTCCGTGTGGCGGATGTACTGCAATTGACCGGTTGGGCGCGGGTGGTGGTGGGGACGAGCTTCAGTTTCCATGATTTGCTGATGTATGCAGCGGGGTGTATCGCGGTGTGGTGGGTGGATGCTCGCTTAAATGCAAGGAACCTAAATAGTGATTAA
- a CDS encoding alpha/beta fold hydrolase, which produces MATKLVLLPGLDGTGLLFQPLQEALGAALPVQVICYPPDQCLSVEALAAQVRVQVAFDTDTVLLAESFSGLIAVELLRQGIPLRSVIFCASFASAPHPWLLKLAMHLPLERWWRLPLPESLLRLLGIDARLQALLKPVREQVLPGVAAYRLRLIAAARPFVLAQRWEIPCHYLRAVNDRAVPERCADELRRYFSRVEITRIAQSGHFLLQTQPVACAALLKRLIITMEESP; this is translated from the coding sequence ATGGCAACAAAACTCGTCCTCCTCCCCGGTCTTGATGGCACTGGCTTGCTGTTCCAGCCGTTACAGGAAGCGTTGGGGGCAGCATTGCCGGTTCAGGTCATTTGTTACCCGCCCGATCAATGCCTGTCGGTGGAAGCACTGGCGGCACAAGTCCGCGTACAAGTGGCGTTCGACACCGACACGGTATTACTGGCGGAATCGTTTTCCGGCTTGATCGCGGTGGAATTGCTGAGGCAGGGAATCCCGTTACGCAGCGTTATTTTTTGCGCATCGTTTGCCAGCGCACCGCATCCGTGGCTGTTGAAACTGGCGATGCATTTGCCGCTGGAGCGTTGGTGGCGGTTGCCATTACCTGAGTCGTTGCTGCGATTGCTGGGTATTGATGCACGCTTACAAGCCTTGCTGAAACCTGTGCGGGAGCAAGTGCTGCCCGGCGTGGCGGCGTACCGTTTGCGATTGATTGCAGCAGCACGCCCGTTTGTCTTGGCGCAACGCTGGGAAATCCCCTGTCATTATTTGCGGGCAGTCAATGATCGGGCAGTGCCGGAGCGGTGTGCGGATGAGTTACGGCGGTACTTTTCCCGTGTGGAAATCACCCGCATTGCACAGTCTGGGCATTTTTTGCTGCAAACTCAGCCTGTGGCGTGTGCGGCGTTGCTAAAACGGTTGATAATAACGATGGAGGAATCACCATGA
- the ybaK gene encoding Cys-tRNA(Pro) deacylase has product MTPAINLAKKAKIAFKVHEYTHDPDNAAYGLEAAEKLGLPPTQVFKTLVVSLDGKELAVGIVPVAAMLSMKHIAKAAHAKKADMADKALVARTTGYVLGGVSPLGQKKLLKTFIDESALQFPTIYVSAGRRGLEIELAPQDLQSLTRAVFTPLMQTE; this is encoded by the coding sequence ATGACCCCAGCCATCAACCTCGCCAAAAAAGCCAAAATCGCCTTCAAGGTACACGAATACACCCACGACCCGGACAACGCCGCCTACGGTTTGGAAGCTGCCGAAAAACTAGGGCTTCCCCCCACGCAAGTCTTCAAAACGCTGGTGGTGAGTTTGGATGGCAAAGAACTCGCCGTCGGTATCGTGCCGGTCGCCGCGATGCTCAGCATGAAGCACATTGCCAAAGCCGCCCACGCCAAAAAAGCTGACATGGCAGACAAAGCATTGGTTGCCCGCACCACGGGTTACGTACTTGGCGGGGTCAGCCCGCTGGGGCAAAAGAAGCTGCTGAAAACCTTCATCGACGAGTCTGCGCTGCAATTTCCGACGATTTACGTGAGTGCCGGGCGGCGTGGGCTGGAAATCGAGCTTGCTCCGCAGGACTTGCAAAGCCTGACCCGTGCGGTGTTCACGCCTTTAATGCAAACCGAGTAA
- the trxA gene encoding thioredoxin has product MHLAILTAIVVGVFTFLIVRSLRNAKQTALPDNRSKHEAFVNADEFDEMVLETSHKTPVMVDFYAEWCGPCRNLTPLLAKFADDYQGAFLLAKVDVDKNEQLSQRFGIRAMPTVLLFRDGKSVERFTGAKLPHSIQYILTKHGIHEPKAAASNREDLQE; this is encoded by the coding sequence ATGCACCTCGCCATTCTCACCGCTATTGTGGTTGGCGTCTTTACTTTTCTGATTGTCAGGTCGCTACGTAACGCCAAGCAGACGGCGCTTCCCGATAACCGTAGCAAGCATGAAGCCTTCGTCAATGCCGATGAATTTGATGAGATGGTGCTGGAAACCTCCCACAAGACACCCGTGATGGTCGATTTCTATGCCGAATGGTGTGGCCCTTGCCGGAATCTGACCCCGTTATTGGCTAAATTTGCCGACGATTACCAAGGCGCGTTTCTGCTGGCGAAAGTGGATGTGGATAAGAATGAGCAACTGAGCCAGCGTTTTGGCATCCGTGCCATGCCGACGGTGTTGCTGTTTCGGGATGGGAAATCCGTGGAACGTTTTACGGGGGCAAAACTGCCGCACAGCATTCAGTACATTCTGACGAAACACGGGATTCATGAGCCGAAGGCTGCGGCATCAAATCGGGAAGATTTGCAGGAATAG
- a CDS encoding leucine-rich repeat domain-containing protein: MSMTPLEIALERIKECRSTRSPELDLSKLGLDAIPEPVFELAWLEKLDVAGDRKKWEQGNLREIPAAIGQLTALREFDCTLNQISDLSPLRDLPALQTLDCSSNQISDLSPLRDLPALQTLYCDSNQISDLSPLRDLPALQGLSCWMNQIIDLSPLRDLPTLQVLSCSFNQIIDLSPLRDLPTLQALVCSSNQIIDLSPLRDLPTLQALVCSFNQISDLSPLCDLPALQTLDCSSNQINNLTLRDLPALQTLDCRSNQISDLSPLRDLPALQTLDCRSNQISDLSPLRDLPALQELDCSSNQISDLSPLCDLPALQTLDCSSNQISDLSPLRDLPALQELDCRSNQISDLSPLRDLPALQTLYCDSNQISDLSPLRDLPALQRLDCSSNQISDLSPLHDLPALQRLDCDSNQISDLSPLRDLPALQTLYCDSNQISDLSPLCDLPALQTLDCRSNQINNLTLRDLPALQTLDCRSNQINNLTLRDLPALQTLDCRSNQINNLTLRDLPALQTLDCSSNQINNLTLRDLPALQTLDCSYNQTNNLKLRDLPTLQRLDCSYNQISDLSPLRDLPALQKLTCGANEINDLSAIDDLLLSDQLQKFSFHDSPKSGIPSALLGSYHGDNCLENIKHYRQAILLHGSVTQKQLKIQLVGNGRVGKTTLAIALETGKPVEEDCASTHGITIKTIPFPMDNGDTINLNVWDFGGQEIYHATHRLFLSSDCLYLLLWAEETEENDQEIRHSINYWLEAIQDLGGNSPIIIVKNQRDRAKNKSPVPPELAMEELDQECEFVSISAKKYQGIYKLRGIIEEFLYDPKLQVRVELPNTWVAVQEQLEALKATDKSIAFSHFRDLCMAAGIDYVDWFVDYLHKIGVLFYQKNTFQDQVILDQNWVIDAAYRVFDPNGCREDIEDKRGKFKGKFTRSIWSDVDDVERQIYLDFMRNCGICYEPQYRDNQYKAIPFAEREFIIPALLPPESKTQKARREQSQPDDWLLVVDYPFLHRSIIERLILRLGETYDSEVWRTGIFCETEFGEVLLHCEPATPNCKTSNAGQLQFYIRANQQPNKLVQVLRKLVKEISPQPPRYKEYLQQGNKAREALPPFDDEEVEKVRSRLDPIEPTKTLKLFISYSRADREHKLTLEKHLRLIKEALKHQVKLIIWSDHLMDAGEGVNDQILPELRSADLILLLVSPDFLDPERYSCRIELPIALERHEKEKTPVIPVIVHHTLWQGRLGHLTVATKENANPREDWPSDYKFWGSVQSGIQDKIEKLLQT, encoded by the coding sequence ATGTCTATGACGCCGCTGGAAATCGCCCTCGAACGCATTAAAGAATGCCGCAGTACCCGTTCGCCCGAACTTGACCTGAGCAAACTCGGTTTGGATGCCATCCCCGAACCAGTGTTTGAACTGGCTTGGCTGGAAAAGCTGGATGTGGCGGGGGATAGAAAAAAATGGGAACAGGGAAATCTCCGCGAAATCCCTGCTGCGATTGGGCAACTCACTGCACTGAGAGAATTTGATTGCACGCTCAACCAGATCAGTGATCTATCGCCGCTGCGCGACTTGCCCGCGTTGCAAACGCTAGACTGTAGCTCTAACCAGATCAGTGATCTATCGCCGCTGCGCGACTTGCCCGCGTTGCAAACGCTATACTGTGACTCTAACCAGATCAGTGATCTATCGCCGCTGCGCGACTTGCCTGCGTTGCAAGGGCTCAGTTGTTGGATGAACCAGATCATTGACCTGTCGCCGCTGCGTGATTTGCCCACGTTGCAAGTGCTATCCTGTAGCTTTAACCAGATCATTGACCTGTCGCCGCTGCGTGATTTGCCCACGTTGCAAGCGCTTGTCTGTAGCTCTAACCAGATCATTGACCTGTCGCCGCTGCGTGATTTGCCCACGTTGCAAGCGCTTGTCTGTAGCTTTAACCAGATCAGTGACCTATCGCCACTGTGCGATTTGCCCGCGTTGCAAACGCTAGACTGTAGCTCTAACCAGATTAATAACTTAACGCTGCGCGATTTGCCCGCGTTGCAAACGCTAGACTGTCGCTCTAACCAGATCAGCGACCTGTCGCCGCTGCGCGATTTGCCCGCGTTGCAAACGCTAGACTGTCGCTCTAACCAGATCAGCGACCTGTCACCGCTGCGCGATTTGCCCGCATTGCAAGAGCTAGACTGTAGCTCTAACCAGATCAGCGACCTGTCGCCGCTGTGCGATTTGCCCGCGTTGCAAACGCTAGACTGTAGCTCTAACCAGATCAGCGACCTGTCGCCGCTGCGTGACTTGCCTGCGTTGCAAGAGCTAGACTGTCGCTCTAACCAGATCAGTGATCTATCGCCGCTGCGCGACTTGCCCGCGTTGCAAACGCTATACTGTGACTCTAACCAGATCAGTGATCTATCGCCGCTGCGCGACTTGCCCGCGTTGCAAAGGCTAGACTGTAGCTCTAACCAGATCAGTGATCTATCGCCGCTGCACGACTTGCCCGCGTTGCAAAGGCTAGACTGTGACTCTAACCAGATCAGTGATCTATCGCCGCTGCGCGACTTGCCCGCGTTGCAAACGCTATACTGTGACTCTAACCAGATCAGTGACCTATCGCCACTGTGCGATTTGCCCGCGTTGCAAACGCTAGACTGTCGCTCTAACCAGATTAATAACTTAACGCTGCGCGATTTGCCCGCGTTGCAAACGCTAGACTGTCGCTCTAACCAGATTAATAACTTAACGCTGCGCGATTTGCCCGCGTTGCAAACGCTAGACTGTCGCTCTAACCAGATTAATAACTTAACGCTGCGCGATTTGCCCGCGTTGCAAACGCTAGACTGTAGCTCTAACCAGATTAATAACTTAACGCTGCGCGATTTGCCCGCGTTGCAAACGCTAGACTGTAGCTATAACCAGACTAATAACTTAAAGCTGCGGGATTTGCCCACGTTGCAAAGGCTAGACTGTAGCTATAACCAGATCAGTGATCTCTCGCCGCTGCGCGATTTGCCCGCGTTGCAAAAACTTACTTGTGGGGCTAATGAGATCAATGACCTTTCTGCTATTGATGACTTGCTGTTGTCGGATCAGTTACAAAAATTTTCTTTTCATGACAGCCCTAAATCCGGCATTCCATCCGCATTGTTAGGTAGTTATCACGGTGATAACTGTCTCGAAAATATTAAACATTACCGCCAGGCCATCCTCTTGCACGGTTCGGTGACGCAAAAGCAGCTTAAAATCCAGCTAGTTGGCAACGGTCGGGTTGGTAAAACTACGTTGGCAATTGCGTTGGAAACAGGTAAACCCGTTGAAGAGGATTGTGCATCAACACACGGGATTACCATTAAAACCATTCCCTTTCCGATGGATAATGGCGACACCATCAACTTGAATGTATGGGATTTTGGTGGGCAAGAAATTTATCACGCCACCCACCGCTTGTTCTTATCGAGTGACTGCCTTTATTTGTTGCTATGGGCTGAGGAAACCGAAGAGAACGACCAAGAGATTCGCCATTCCATCAATTACTGGTTGGAGGCGATTCAAGATTTGGGGGGGAACAGCCCCATTATTATCGTCAAAAATCAGAGGGATCGTGCCAAAAACAAGTCACCAGTACCACCTGAGTTGGCGATGGAGGAACTTGACCAAGAATGTGAATTTGTCAGCATATCAGCCAAAAAATATCAGGGCATTTATAAATTACGCGGCATTATTGAGGAGTTTTTGTATGACCCAAAACTACAAGTCCGTGTCGAATTGCCAAACACATGGGTGGCTGTTCAGGAGCAACTGGAAGCACTGAAAGCCACCGATAAGAGCATCGCTTTTTCTCACTTCCGCGACCTGTGCATGGCGGCAGGTATTGATTACGTGGATTGGTTTGTGGATTACCTGCACAAGATTGGCGTACTGTTTTATCAAAAGAACACCTTCCAAGATCAGGTGATCCTTGACCAAAACTGGGTGATTGATGCGGCTTACCGTGTTTTCGACCCCAACGGTTGCCGTGAAGACATTGAAGACAAGCGTGGTAAATTCAAAGGCAAATTCACCCGCTCTATTTGGTCGGATGTGGATGATGTAGAGCGGCAAATTTACCTCGATTTCATGCGCAACTGTGGCATTTGTTATGAGCCACAGTATCGCGATAATCAATATAAAGCCATTCCCTTTGCCGAGCGTGAATTCATTATCCCTGCGTTATTGCCACCGGAGAGTAAAACGCAAAAAGCACGGCGTGAGCAGTCACAACCGGATGATTGGTTACTGGTCGTGGATTATCCTTTCCTTCACCGTAGCATTATTGAGCGCTTGATTTTGCGTTTGGGCGAAACTTACGACAGTGAGGTATGGCGCACTGGCATTTTCTGCGAAACAGAATTCGGAGAAGTGTTATTACACTGTGAACCAGCGACACCAAACTGTAAGACCTCCAACGCGGGGCAATTGCAGTTTTACATCCGGGCGAATCAGCAACCCAATAAGTTGGTTCAGGTGCTACGCAAGTTAGTGAAGGAAATTAGCCCGCAACCGCCACGTTACAAGGAATACTTACAACAGGGAAACAAAGCACGCGAAGCGTTGCCTCCATTTGATGATGAGGAAGTAGAAAAAGTCCGTTCACGCCTCGACCCGATTGAACCCACTAAAACCCTCAAGCTATTCATCTCCTACTCCCGCGCAGACCGCGAACACAAACTCACGCTGGAAAAACACCTACGCCTGATCAAAGAAGCCCTCAAACACCAAGTCAAACTCATCATCTGGAGCGACCACCTGATGGATGCGGGCGAAGGCGTGAACGACCAAATCCTGCCCGAACTGCGCAGTGCCGACCTGATTCTCCTGCTGGTCAGCCCCGATTTTCTTGACCCCGAACGTTACAGTTGCCGAATTGAATTGCCGATTGCGCTGGAACGCCATGAGAAAGAAAAAACACCTGTTATTCCAGTCATTGTTCACCATACCCTTTGGCAAGGACGGTTGGGGCATTTGACTGTCGCCACCAAAGAAAATGCCAACCCGCGAGAAGACTGGCCTTCCGACTATAAATTCTGGGGCAGTGTACAAAGCGGCATTCAAGATAAAATTGAAAAGCTTCTGCAAACATAA
- a CDS encoding ATP-binding protein, translating into MYQRNSTPFLMELLAEFRILYLTGPRQAGKTTVAKAIAAERGMQYLSLDEEAVAAAAHNDPHGFIQSFTGQNLVLDEFQYAPELTPAIKRVSDNLPPGQKGKFLLTGSADIFSSARTQEALPGHMARVELWPLSITEIRGSCFNLIDYLLAGDFSQQHALPELGREQLAQILLDGGYPEVQSKSARGKSIWFKSYIQGRLFKDFETLYAARGEYHAKLQALIPYLAGLSGNLLKYASVANDLAQNDQVIRSYIEALEWMFIIKRISPFVKNSAKRETVGMPKLHMVDTGLACHLLGIKTARQLATSAIFGNLLESFIVMECFKHMGWAEEEVGVYHFRDTSKNEVDIVLERSGGKLIGIEIKASASVGEADFRGLVQLAEFVGDRLEAGLVFYTGERVLPFRVGGQQFFAVPISLLLVPL; encoded by the coding sequence ATGTACCAACGCAATAGCACACCTTTCCTGATGGAATTGCTGGCAGAATTCAGGATTCTTTACCTGACCGGGCCACGGCAGGCGGGCAAAACCACTGTCGCCAAAGCGATTGCCGCCGAACGCGGAATGCAATACCTGTCGCTGGATGAAGAAGCGGTGGCGGCTGCGGCGCACAACGACCCCCACGGTTTCATTCAGTCATTTACCGGGCAAAATCTGGTGCTGGATGAATTCCAGTATGCGCCAGAACTCACCCCAGCCATCAAGCGGGTATCGGATAATTTACCGCCGGGGCAGAAAGGCAAATTCCTGTTGACGGGTTCAGCGGATATTTTCAGTTCAGCCCGCACCCAAGAAGCCTTGCCGGGGCATATGGCGCGGGTGGAGTTGTGGCCGCTTTCCATCACCGAAATCCGAGGTAGCTGTTTCAACCTGATCGACTATTTGCTGGCAGGCGACTTTTCCCAGCAACACGCATTACCCGAACTGGGGCGCGAACAACTGGCGCAAATCCTGCTGGATGGTGGCTACCCGGAAGTGCAAAGCAAAAGCGCACGCGGCAAATCCATCTGGTTCAAGTCGTACATACAGGGGCGTTTGTTCAAGGATTTTGAAACGCTGTATGCAGCACGGGGGGAATACCATGCCAAATTGCAAGCTTTGATCCCTTACCTCGCGGGTTTGAGCGGCAATCTGCTCAAATATGCCAGTGTTGCCAACGATTTGGCGCAAAACGATCAAGTCATCCGATCCTATATCGAAGCGTTGGAATGGATGTTTATCATCAAGCGTATTTCCCCGTTTGTGAAAAACAGCGCCAAACGCGAAACCGTGGGAATGCCTAAGCTGCACATGGTTGACACCGGGCTGGCTTGCCATTTGCTCGGTATTAAGACAGCGCGGCAACTGGCGACTTCCGCGATTTTTGGCAATCTGCTGGAAAGCTTTATCGTGATGGAATGCTTCAAGCACATGGGCTGGGCGGAGGAGGAAGTTGGCGTTTACCACTTCCGTGACACCAGCAAAAATGAGGTAGATATTGTGCTGGAACGCAGCGGCGGCAAGCTGATCGGGATTGAAATCAAGGCATCGGCATCGGTGGGTGAGGCGGATTTCAGAGGATTGGTGCAGTTGGCGGAATTTGTGGGGGATAGGTTGGAGGCGGGGTTGGTGTTTTATACGGGGGAGCGGGTGTTGCCGTTTCGGGTTGGGGGACAGCAGTTTTTTGCAGTGCCGATCAGTTTGTTGCTTGTGCCGTTGTAA
- a CDS encoding M23 family metallopeptidase translates to MSIRFSRILGIGLLGLVAAVALLPEAHRIPVSGATAKDWNPKSFWYYPWGRSGTHKGIDIFAKEGTPVVAATQGLVVHTDVDSVGGNVVLVLGGKWRFHYYAHLHSIDAQAWRWVRAGEPLGTVGSSGNAKGKPPHLHYAIRTPYPQPWLYEAGVPQAWNKLFFVDPNRWLMEGV, encoded by the coding sequence ATGAGTATTCGCTTCTCCAGAATTTTGGGTATCGGTTTGTTGGGGCTGGTGGCAGCGGTTGCCTTGTTGCCAGAAGCACACAGAATTCCGGTCAGCGGCGCAACCGCGAAGGATTGGAACCCGAAATCGTTTTGGTATTACCCGTGGGGGCGTTCCGGCACACACAAGGGTATCGACATTTTCGCCAAAGAAGGCACGCCCGTGGTGGCAGCGACGCAAGGTTTGGTGGTGCATACCGACGTGGATAGCGTGGGTGGCAATGTCGTGTTGGTGTTGGGGGGCAAATGGCGGTTTCATTATTACGCGCATTTGCACAGCATTGATGCGCAGGCGTGGCGGTGGGTGAGGGCAGGGGAGCCGCTTGGTACGGTGGGTTCGTCGGGCAATGCTAAGGGCAAGCCGCCGCATTTGCATTACGCGATTCGCACACCGTATCCGCAGCCGTGGTTGTATGAGGCGGGTGTGCCGCAGGCTTGGAATAAGCTGTTTTTTGTTGACCCGAATCGGTGGTTGATGGAAGGGGTGTAA
- a CDS encoding MOSC domain-containing protein: MAASMALALFFWSFSLRTCKPRHKRENTDFILGVAMLTISSLHVYPVKSLRGIDLSDAVLTTQGLAFDRQWMLVDATGKFVTQRQIPLLASIGVRLTADCLVLERAGLLPLSIPLAPIPDSRCEVKVWRDTCVGCDEGDVAAHWLTQAVGQWQGSDLRLVRFAPEGVRPVDPAYMEGDSADTAFSDGYPFLIVSEASLAALNVQLLAHGAAAVPMARFRPNIVLSGMEAFGENACKMLTAADASYRFAIRKPCQRCKTTTVDQRTGLIANPKEPLRTLLAMNPYPHLTGAYFGQNATLTTGNGVVIKVGDRLDRQPS, encoded by the coding sequence ATGGCAGCGTCAATGGCACTGGCCTTATTTTTCTGGTCATTTTCGCTGCGCACTTGCAAACCTCGCCATAAGCGCGAAAATACCGATTTCATCCTTGGAGTTGCCATGCTTACTATCAGCAGCCTGCACGTTTACCCGGTCAAATCGCTGCGAGGCATTGATTTGAGTGACGCGGTTTTGACCACGCAAGGGCTGGCGTTTGACCGTCAGTGGATGCTGGTCGATGCCACCGGAAAATTTGTGACCCAACGGCAAATACCTTTGCTGGCAAGTATTGGTGTACGTTTGACTGCCGACTGTTTGGTGTTGGAACGTGCTGGATTATTGCCGTTGTCGATTCCATTAGCGCCAATTCCTGATAGTCGCTGCGAGGTAAAGGTGTGGCGCGATACGTGTGTGGGTTGTGACGAGGGTGACGTGGCGGCGCACTGGTTGACGCAAGCGGTGGGGCAGTGGCAGGGCAGCGATTTGCGGTTGGTGCGTTTTGCCCCGGAAGGCGTGCGCCCGGTTGACCCCGCGTACATGGAGGGCGACAGCGCGGATACGGCGTTTTCCGATGGCTACCCGTTTCTGATTGTTTCTGAGGCTTCGCTGGCGGCGCTGAATGTGCAATTGCTTGCCCATGGTGCGGCGGCAGTGCCGATGGCGCGGTTTCGCCCCAATATCGTCCTGAGTGGCATGGAAGCGTTTGGGGAAAATGCTTGCAAAATGCTGACCGCTGCCGATGCCAGTTACCGCTTTGCAATTCGCAAGCCGTGCCAGCGCTGCAAAACCACCACGGTTGACCAGCGCACCGGGCTGATTGCCAACCCGAAAGAACCGTTGCGCACCTTGCTGGCGATGAACCCTTATCCGCATTTGACGGGGGCGTATTTTGGGCAGAATGCGACGTTGACGACGGGGAATGGCGTGGTGATCAAGGTCGGTGATCGGCTTGACCGGCAGCCATCATGA